The DNA segment AGACTGTTGTTTGTATTAATACTGAAATTTCGAAATTCAAAAACTATAGCGACTAAAAATGATCCAGCTAGAGAACATGGACTAATCTATAACTTTACGTATAATACaggactaatagcataatttagcTAAACATATTTAATTGCTATCATCTGATtagaactaaaatttcaaatttcaaaaaatataaggactaaaattgattaaattaaagtataagtcCTAAATCTACAATTTACACAAAGTATatggtctaataacaaattttgaaaatggtGAAGTATTAGAGAGAGatgggagggagagttgtaagaAGAAAACCAAAGATTTCcaaggaaaaaaaaagtattaaaatattatttttaaaaaaatatttcaaaaaaataagaataaaattttttatgcttataaatatatgaataaatgcATAACATGTGTtacaatgatatttttttatatcgctaattttttttaaaaaaaataattgggGTTAGCCTTAAGGATCGATGTATGTAATTTATGTCAATTTTAGGGATTGGCATGATAATAAAAAAGTCAAGAGACTAGAGTAAAGTTATCAAGTTCAGGGGTTAATGAACATATTAACCCAATAAAATTATAttcttttaaacataaaaaaattaaataatttcaaacttttttataattttaagatgatacaaataaattaattaaaataatataaatatgatataaatgtattaattttacataattatatttttatatcaatcCTACAAATTAGCCATAATCCTAAAcccttaaataagagaataatatgtCCTTAAATGTACTCGAGCTCACGTCCTCCTATATGTTATATAAACAACGATGTTGATTAATCCAAGGCTCAATCAATTTATATAACTGTATTGATTTTATGTTGTATTCTCGTCTTTATAACCTTGACTGATTGCATAATCAATTTTAAGATATATCTTGACATAAAATCATGATTGTTGAAACCAAACTAAATTGATTAGTCAAATTAAGAATTGACCAATATATCAATTTGAAATAAGGGAGGGAATTGATTAGCCATAAATAAGTATAAACCACAATTGAATTATGAATCATCAACTTGTTGAatcgatttttatatttttgagtaaaATATCTTAATCTAAAtcagaaatgaaaaaaatttaccCACATCCCTTTAAGATCGACCCAAACcctaaattttacataaatataaaatatttttcttacaaAATGCATATAGAGAAATTAATGTCAAATTGTGCCATGTACTTAGTAATCATTTTAACTTTCGTAATTGAAAATAGTTGTAAATATTCGAGTTAATTGTACTAAATATCTTTAAATTATAACCttcattttaatttgatttttaaacttcaaatatttaaattatatcttTAAATTGTTAGATCCAATcattaatttaatagttaaatgacGAGTCAATTTTATAtgacttaatttaaaataaaattttaagaaaaataaatattgtaaaaatagatattttaaaaatcttaCTTTTGAGGTTTTCGAAACTTTTATGGAAGATTTTATTCATTTACTCTTCTTTTTTCAAGTTTTCACTCTTTTATTagttaactttattttaatttttacatctaAAAGTTATGTGATagcattctattttttttaaatattcattttaaattcaGTTATATAAGATTTGAtgtgtttttaaaggttaaattaatgGTTTTAACAATGAAAAAGTTTAATAGATATAACATTgatagtttaaaaatataattaaaacattttaaaatttaaggaccaatttaaaatgaaaatcatTTTTTAGGACGTTTGATGTAATTAtctctaaataatttaataaattgaactTTTTTCCACAAATCcaagtataaataaaattttagaaaaccagTAACACGTGGCACATTTTAGTGAACCAATATGTTGATTTCTTTTtcacataaaaaatttattttattcttctattttttttgtttattttaatatttaaaatttatttgttaaatctttcaaaatagatgaaaaaaattaacatttgttaattttgttaatgtgACATTCACGTGGTAATCCACATGCATGTcacattagtaattaattaatttaaaaatgttaactatttaaataattttttaaaaaattaattaattactaatgtgACATCTGCGTGGTAATTCACATATATGCCATATTAACAAAGTTAACTaatattaactttttcatttattttgagataatttgataaacaatataaattaaaaaattaaaaaagacaaaaaaaattaaatagagaagtaaaataaatttttttataaaattaaagggctaaataaattattatatatatatatattttaagttatcCTAATTAAGACTAACTAACTAATAAAGAGTTCCTATTTTTGATACATTGAAAATGGAAACATTTTAATTCCATCATAATTAGGTTGAATTCCatactctttattttattttatttttaagtataaaattttcaaaagataatacgaattatgtttttcttaaatcatgtaaatttttttatataatataattaaatattttcattaaaaaaacaaaatattctTATACAAAGTATGACTCTCCCTCTCTTTTGTAACCTCATGTAGAAATCAAGGTAGGCATGAATCTGGAATCCCTTAATCTAAGCCTTATTGCCTTATCTAATTCATATCCAGGGTTGCCTTAATAAGCGCAAATCCCACTTAACCTTATATTGGGTTCGTAATCCTTAATTTCTATGTTAAACCCTCCTTGCTAATTCCTTCAAACCTTCTCCAATGTTCCCTCACTGGCTACTAAGATCACCACCAAACACTGCATCCTCCACTCCCAAGTCACCCTCCCATTTCTCTTCCTCTTCTTTGAAAGACATTAACGCCATCCTCCAAGAGGACCAACCCTTCCAGCCCTATTCTAAATCCCCCAAAAATCCCTCCATTTTCCACCGTGTAACACTCTCAACCTCCGTCCTCCGCGCATGGGCTGCGGCCGCAGCGGCAGCGGCTCAAACCCACCACCATGCTCCCTTATCACCCCAACCCTCCGTTACTCTCCCTTACGCTGATCAGTGGGTTGTACTTTACTTCACCAGCCTCCGTGTCGTCCGTAGGACTTTCGAGGACTGTAAGGCCGTCAGGTCAATTCTACGTGGATTCGGCTTACCGATCGACGAACGAGATTTGTCTATGGATTCGGATTTCGTAGAGGAGTTGCAGGGGATCATCGGGCGGAATGAAATCAAAAGCTTTACGCTACCCTTGGTTTTCATCGGCGGGAAGTACGTAGGTGGTGCGGAGGAAATCAAACGGTTACATGAGTGTGGAGAACTGAAGAAACTGATTGGTGGGTCACCGGTTGCTGTAGGGTCCAGTGTCTGTGATTTATGCCAAGGGATGAGATTCGTTGTTTGTCGACAATGCAATGGTAGCCATAAGATTTATTTTGAAAAGTCTGGGTTCCGAAGTTGTAACGATTGCAATGCTAACGGTCTCGTCAGGTGCCCGTCTTGCAGCCCCGGTCACCGTCGAGTCTCCTACTCTTTTTCttagcttaatttttattaatataaaatcaaattagtaaaaaaaaaagaggcattTGTATTTTCTTAGAAGTCCCTAGCttctttttaccattttaattacaattttgtttacttttttgtTTTCCATTAAAATGTTCAAAATATACATAACAGGAACGATGATATGAAATTGCGATATCacgttattttaaatttttattttaaatttttagtttttttctcacaaaattaaaatctaattaaaaatactaaaaattaggaggaaaaactcttttttaaaaataaatagaaataatatgGAATcacatattgtacaaataataatatttgatttgcACACgttcatattaatatttttatttcaatataaatGAGAATGAAAAAGTTGTCAAAAAGATTGCAATATAGATCAATTCGGGTttcaattattatttgatattaatatttaaaaaagtgAAAAGACGACATCTTCTTCTACTCTTAAAATCAATATCCCTATTAGACCAACTAGCAATTAACTACTACACTAATGCTTCGTCCTTCTTGAATAGGTTAGTAGAGGAGAGTTACAAACAACAAAAAGCGTTACTCTAGTAACGTAAGAACTACCAAAATACATCACCTTGAGTAACCGTTGATAACAACTATTTAACCCTATTGTTATCAAACTATACCATTAATAAATGATAATGTCAAAACTCTTGAAAAGATTGCGCCTTTCACATTGGTGGTACATGAAACCAATTTATGTATAGTCTAACTTTTTCCTCGTCTTCTCGGAAACTAAAATCAATCATACTCAAACTAAACAACAACcaaaagaaattaatattaaagttaTAAACACCACCATgactttcaaaaaaaataaactatCATTGCTtctaagaaaaggaaaaagaaaaaacattagaaaagaaaaaaaaatgttagagTAATAtgtgatttctttttttcttcaaatatttaaacatttagTTGCTCCGTGTATAAATTTGATAATTCTAAATACTATATTTTGCATCATATAAACACAACAtgaaaaaacaattaaaacaagTACGAACATGCCATTAACGAATCAAAGTTTATATTAAGATGAtactaaaaattcatattttaagcaTTCAATAAAAAtgggttaaattatgaaaaaaagtcaggtttttaaaaaaaaattagtaaatagtcTGATTTCTGTGATATTTATTGAAATATGCCGATTTTAGAGAGAGAAGATAAAAATACGTCCAACTGAATATGCTTTCCTACGTAGTCAAAAGTATCAATACCTTAATGAAAGTATTGATCAAAAGTATCAATACACTTCcaatactttaaaaaaaagtattgaaACTTTTTACCATGTATTGATGCCATCATTAATCTTCCAAATTTCTTTCCTTTTGgtcattttcatatgcatttttctTCACATACTTTGCCATTTCCCAACCTATTTATTTACGTTGCAAGTTTATCATATCTGAAACATGATTTTACAAAAGTTGTATGAGAGATCAACGTATAGAAAATGTTGCAGAAATGGATGATTAAAGGaaccaaaaatatttttgtatttatgatAAGATTTATGAAACAATGACCTACAAATTGGTATCAAGCCTTGAAAAGATGGGTGGTGGTGGTGGCAGCCGTTTCTTTGTAGGGTTACTATAGTGGCACTTTCCTTACCCTAAAGGTCCccccatttttcaatggtgtaTCACTATCTCTACTCTGATAATGTTTTCTTTTATCTTCATTAAACTACAAAAAAAGGATTTTGGCATTGGAGAACTCATTATGCATGCCATCCTCCTGAGTTAGGAAGAAAACAAGATGCTGACTTACATTAGAAAGTAGCACTCCACAAAGCATTCTTTCCTTCGGCACATTGCTGATGAGTCTCTTTAATTTGATTAGCAGACTTCAAAGGAAGCAACACAGGTTAGGTTATCGATACTTTCTTGAAAGTACATATACCTTGAGAAAAGTAAAGATACCTTGGGGAGGGTGTACAAGGATAAGGTATAGATACATGataaaaggtatcgatatttttgacTAGGCAATAAAGCACGTCCAACGGGACATGTCAATATTAGCTAAAAACATATTTTCTTGGCCTCATTTTCACTTTCTCTCTCTAAAATCGGCCTATTCCAATAAATACTGCAAAAATAGATCTATtcccttatttaaaaaaaactgacttttttccataatttagttataaaaatgtgtcatttcatttttaaaaatttaattaataactcaCACTTTTTAATACTACATCAATTCtccttaataatattttatcctaattaattttgattaattaaataaaattaatgtaaaaattaaacaaaattaacaaataataatagtaacacaatgtttatgttttttttcaattagatttatttatgatttatgtTATGATGGTttagaacttagaattttaatatttataattttaggaaaattattAGATTGGGTTTGAAGGGGTCTAAGTTTTAGGATTTtagaattttacaaaaataaattaattttgttaattttagacTAAAAAATAGTAACAAGTGTTAGTTTGGTGTTCTTTGATGTATTCTATTATTCATACATTCTAAAAAAATGATGTAACATATTAATATTGGATgcctaaaaattgatttttagaggcttttttatccaaataatgtaaaaaaaaaattaaatgatatgCTCATGAGACTATTTACCAAAATGACATGTTTACTTCAGTGTTCTGTCGATACTTCCTCGCAAATTGGCGGCATCAGACTAAAATGTGATGAACTAAAATATTTAGGGATTTAACATGCAAATCTTCCATTTCAATTGTTagctgaaaaaaaaaaggtttggcagcaccaaatttcaaaaataataaattgcttcataaaccctgttgtaggccaattttagcccatttacatcaaaacctaatttagccttacctaacccaccaaaattaaacccaaaacccaaaatcttaactacccaaagctcaatttacatcaaaaccctaatgacccaaaccctaagcccaaatcaaaataaaaaacctaacCCACAACTTaaaaacttttctcaactagccacaccttttccaccaccaactccactagccacacctttttcaccaccaactccactagccactccttttccaccaccaactccactagccacaccttctccaccaccaaatccactagccacacttgctccattacCTACTCCACTAACCACACTTGTTCTACCAcaacttgtacctacaaatgaagacataaacaataaaaaaatattttgtaaatggctatataagccttctcatattttgtatatgatgggggattttttttggagagtttttgggagagaaagttattgtaaaggattttggagaggtttctttttaaagtaatcaaggagaagagttattgtgaaggctagtttttggagaagctagttttttttgaagattaatcaaagatcaaagcaaaagaggtttctttgtctattctcattttgagttctttgtttacttattgttttcctttcaatcttattttgtttcttttatacgaaagtaaaaaaaaataaaaggaggaagcttacccatttttatcgaaaaagtttttttgaggtccggctgccatgtacggtggcgccggcggcggtccggcgaccggacgatggccgaccttgtggccgaaaatcgtccaccctctccctctctctccttttttgttattattatatttcttaatattatattatatatattcttttaatatattaggtatattttaaattctagattacgtatatatatattatactattttatgtatatatctttaatattatattatttatatatatatttttttttacatgttatcttatgtatatatcttaactatattatgtatatttttaacactatattatgtacatattttaatattatcacgtatttatttttttatatatgtacatattgatgtagtattattaatagtattgatttttaaacatcattattatttctaatatatatattatgtacattttgttatttctattttatttttatttgtcaatattaattattattattctaatgttttgatattttaatattttatattttatatattttattattcacatcattattcatattttttgacaataatattcttggattttttttactatcattttaaaaacttttacattttaattttaagaataaggtaatgtaccgattttaacattaagtcatcgatttcatcgctatgttgggtgaaattaatcggctcgtgttaaaaacgggacctccttctaaaaaacaaaaaaacttgcaacttctcatttccttcaatcggatcacacttaaatgtcaaattgaattcgtattttttggaaatcaagacaacatgtgtttaataagataccaattttgggcgtcgcgagggtgctaataccttcctcgcgcgtaaccgactcccgaaccctaaattttctctggattttaacgtagacctaaact comes from the Gossypium hirsutum isolate 1008001.06 chromosome A06, Gossypium_hirsutum_v2.1, whole genome shotgun sequence genome and includes:
- the LOC121230725 gene encoding uncharacterized protein At3g28850 encodes the protein MFPHWLLRSPPNTASSTPKSPSHFSSSSLKDINAILQEDQPFQPYSKSPKNPSIFHRVTLSTSVLRAWAAAAAAAAQTHHHAPLSPQPSVTLPYADQWVVLYFTSLRVVRRTFEDCKAVRSILRGFGLPIDERDLSMDSDFVEELQGIIGRNEIKSFTLPLVFIGGKYVGGAEEIKRLHECGELKKLIGGSPVAVGSSVCDLCQGMRFVVCRQCNGSHKIYFEKSGFRSCNDCNANGLVRCPSCSPGHRRVSYSFS